A single window of Melospiza georgiana isolate bMelGeo1 chromosome 6, bMelGeo1.pri, whole genome shotgun sequence DNA harbors:
- the RAG2 gene encoding V(D)J recombination-activating protein 2 — MAQSTDRMSLQMVSTVSNSSLLQPGFSLLNFEGHVFFFGQKGWPKRSCPTGVFLLDIKQNELKMKPVFFSKDSCYLPPLRYPALCLLRSDARADECQYIIHGGKTPNNDLSDKIYFISLVSKTSKKMTFQCIEKDLGGDVPEARYGHTINVVHSRGKSMSVLFGGRSYTPLAQRTTETWNSVVDCLPSVFLIDFEFGCCTSYMLPELQDGLSFHVSIAKDDTIYILGGHSLQNNTRPPNLYKLKIDLPLGSPAVTCTILPGGISVSSAIVTQISDTEFVLVGGYLSDNQKRLACNTVVLEDNKIEIVESVGPEWTPDIKHCRMWFGCDMGEGSVLLGIPGANKQIIPDANYFYILRCKGAEEDKEEEVMTQTCSQTSSEDPGDSTPFEDSEEFCFSAEANSFDADDADTYNEDDEEDESETGYWITCCASCNIDINTWVPFYSTELNKPAMILCSSGAGHWVHAQCMDLSETMLLRLSEANVKYFCNEHIDLNKGLQTPQKVACLKKPPMKPLRKKKPMKLSTSAKKSFLRRLFE, encoded by the coding sequence ATGGCCCAGTCAACAGACAGAATGTCCCTGCAGATGGTATCCACCGTCAGTAACTCATCCTTGCTTCAGCCGGGCTTCTCTCTCCTGAATTTTGAGGggcatgttttcttttttggtcaGAAAGGATGGCCAAAGAGATCCTGCCCCACTGGTGTTTTCCTTCTCGATATAAAGCAGAATGAGCTCAAAATGAAACCTGTCTTCTTCTCCAAAGACTCATGTTACCTTCCCCCTCTCCGCTACCCTGCTCTTTGCTTGCTCAGAAGCGATGCAAGGGCTGATGAGTGCCAGTACATCATCCATGGTGGTAAAACACCTAACAATGATCTTTCTGATAAGATTTACTTTATAAGTTTGGTTAGCAAAACTAGCAAGAAAATGACATTCCAATGCATTGAGAAGGACCTGGGTGGAGATGTGCCTGAAGCTAGATATGGGCATACAATTAACGTAGTTCACAGCCGGGGGAAGAGCATGAGTGTTCTCTTTGGAGGGAGGTCATATACTCCTCTTGCACAGCGAACCACTGAAACATGGAACAGTGTAGTCGACTGTTTGCCATCTGTGTTTCTCATTGATTTTGAGTTTGGATGCTGTACATCATACATGCTTCCAGAGCTTCAAGATGGACTTTCTTTCCACGTTTCAATTGCCAAAGATGATACAATCTACATCTTGGGAGGCCACTCACTTCAAAATAACACCAGGCCCCCCAACTTGTACAAGCTAAAAATTGATCTGCCCCTGGGCAGCCCGGCTGTGACCTGCACCATCCTGCCAGGGGGGATATCGGTGTCAAGTGCTATAGTGACCCAGATCAGTGACACTGAATTTGTCCTTGTTGGTGGCTACCTCTCAGACAACCAGAAACGGCTGGCATGTAACACCGTAGTTCTAGAGGATAATAAGATAGAGATTGTTGAAAGTGTGGGCCCAGAGTGGACACCAGATATTAAACACTGCAGAATGTGGTTTGGCTGTGATATGGGTGAAGGGTCTGTTCTGCTGGGCATTCCAGGGGCCAACAAACAAATAATCCCAGATGCAAACTACTTCTACATTTTGAGATGCAAAGGAGCAGAAGAGGACAAGGAAGAAGAAGTGATGACACAAACTTGCAGTCAGACATCAAGTGAAGACCCTGGAGACTCCACTCCATTTGAAGATTCGGAGGAGTTCTGTTTTAGTGCTGAAGCCAATAGCTTTGATGCTGACGATGCTGATACTTACAATGAAGATGATGAAGAAGATGAGTCAGAAACAGGCTACTGGATCACCTGCTGTGCCAGTTGCAATATTGACATCAACACCTGGGTCCCTTTCTATTCAACAGAGCTCAACAAGCCTGCAATGATCCTGTGCTCCAGTGGGGCTGGCCACTGGGTCCACGCACAGTGTATGGATCTCTCAGAGACTATGCTTCTACGTCTCTCAGAAGCAAATGTCAAGTATTTCTGCAACGAGCACATTGACCTTAATAAAGGGCTACAAACTCCCCAAAAGGTGGCGTGCCTGAAAAAGCCACCCATGAAACCATTGCGCAAAAAGAAACCCATGAAGTTATCGACATCAGCGAAAAAGTCCTTCCTTCGGAGACTCTTTGAATAG
- the RAG1 gene encoding V(D)J recombination-activating protein 1, whose protein sequence is MSVASQMDLPEELRHTYTKFSEWKFKLFKLRSFEKPASDDSQHIHKDQAEEAVSSNKEIILHEDEAVPRGEKMELMGNRQGLEEDAHAMETQDNRVHQNNLKQLCRICGVSFKTDCSKRTYPVHGPVDDETLWLLRKKEKTATSWPDLIAKVFKIDVRGDVDTIHPTRFCHNCWSIIHRKFSNTLCEVYFPRNSTMEWQPHSPNCDVCHTTRRGVKRKSQPPSVQRGKRVKTTGERAQLNRGVKNQHLKQAQINNKNLMKEIVNCKDVHLSTKLLVIDYPVDFIKSISCQICDHILADPVETTCRHLFCRTCILKCIRVMGSYCPSCWYPCFPTDLVTPVKSFLNILDNLSIRCPVKECDEEISHGKYGQHLSGHKEMKEGELYSYINKGGRPRQHLLSLTRRAQKHRLRELKRQVKAFAEKEEGGDIKAVCMTLFLLALRAKNEHKQADELEAIMQGRGSGLHPAVCLAIRINTFLSCSQYHKMYRTVKAVTGRQIFQPLHALRTAEKALLPGYHPFEWKPPLKNVSTNTEVGIIDGLSGLPLSIDDYPVDTIAKRFRYDAALVCALKDMEEEILEGMKAKNLDDYLNGPFTVVVKESCDGMGDVSEKHGSGPAVPEKAVRFSFTVMNISIAHGNESKRIFEEVKPNSELCCKPLCLMLADESDHETLTAILSPLIAEREAMKNSELLLEMGGILRTFRFVFRGTGYDEKLLREVEGLEASGSTYICTLCDATRLEASQNLVFHSITRSHAENLERYEIWRSNPYHESVDELRDRVKGVSAKPFIETVPSIDALHCDIGNATEFYRIFQMEIGELYKNPDVSKEERKRWQLTLDKHLRKKMNLKPMLKMSGNFARKLMSKETVEAVCELIKCEERHEALKELMDLYLKMKPVWRSSCPAKECPELLCQYSFNSQRFAELLSTKFKYRYEGKITNYFHKTLAHVPEIIERDGSIGAWASEGNESGNKLFRRFRKMNARQSKVYEMEDVLKHHWLYTSKYLQKFMNAHKTLKSQNFTIDSEGSLGDSLPLEVLENNDSAEF, encoded by the coding sequence ATGTCAGTAGCATCACAAATGGACCTACCTGAAGAACTTCGGCATACATATACAAAATTTTCTGAATGGAAATTCAAGCTCTTTAAATTGCGATCATTTGAAAAACCAGCCTCTGATGACAGCCAGCACATACACAAAGATCAGGCAGAAGAGGCTGTTTCTTCAAACAAAGAAATCATCCTGCATGAAGATGAAGCAGTGCCAAGAGGAGAAAAGATGGAGTTAATGGGCAATAGGCAGGGACTTGAGGAAGATGCCCATGCCATGGAAACACAAGACAATAGAGTTCATCAGAACAATCTGAAGCAACTCTGCCGCATCTGTGGGGTTTCATTTAAAACTGATTGTTCCAAGAGAACTTACCCAGTGCATGGGCCAGTGGATGATGAAACTCTTTGGCttctgagaaagaaagaaaaaacagcaacCTCTTGGCCAGATCTTATTGCTAAGGTTTTCAAGATTGATGTGCGAGGGGATGTTGACACTATCCATCCCACTCGATTTTGTCACAACTGTTGGAGTATTATACATAGAAAATTCAGTAATACTCTATGTGAAGTGTATTTTCCTAGGAACAGCACAATGGAGTGGCAACCCCATTCCCCAAACTGTGATGTCTGCCACACTACCAGACGAGGAGTCAAGAGAAAAAGCCAGCCCCCAAGCGTGCAACGTGGCAAACGTGTCAAAACCACTGGGGAACGTGCTCAGCTAAACAGAGGTGTAAAGAACCAACATCTCAAACAAGCACAgataaacaacaaaaatttaATGAAAGAGATTGTCAATTGCAAGGATGTACATCTCAGCACCAAGCTGCTTGTAATTGATTACCCAGTAGATTTCATTAAATCAATTTCTTGCCAGATTTGTGATCATATTTTGGCAGATCCAGTGGAAACAACGTGCAGGCACTTGTTTTGCAGAACTTGCATCCTTAAATGTATCAGGGTTATGGGCAGCTATTGCCCCTCCTGCTGGTATCCTTGCTTTCCTACTGATCTGGTAACACCAGTGAAATCCTTCCTGAACATCCTTGATAATCTGAGTATAAGATGCCCTGTAAAGGAATGTGATGAAGAGATCTCGCATGGAAAATATGGCCAACACCTTTCTGGCCACAAGGAGATGAAAGAAGGAGAGCTCTATAGCTACATCAATAAAGGTGGCCGACCGAGGCAGCACCTCCTGTCTTTGACGAGGAGAGCTCAGAAACATCGTCTGAGGGAGCTGAAACGTCAAGTCAAGGCTTTTGCTGAGAAAGAAGAGGGTGGTGATATAAAGGCTGTATGCATGACTTTGTTCCTGCTAGCTCTGAGAGCAAAAAATGAGCACAAACAAGCAGATGAACTGGAGGCTATAATGCAAGGGAGGGGATCTGGACTTCATCCTGCTGTCTGTCTGGCCATCCGAATCAACACGTTTCTCAGCTGTAGTCAGTATCATAAAATGTACAGAACAGTAAAAGCTGTCACTGGGAGGCAGATCTTCCAGCCTTTGCACGCTCTTCGCACTGCTGAGAAAGCCCTCCTACCGGGTTATCACCCATTTGAATGGAAACCTCCCCTGAAAAATGTATCCACTAACACAGAAGTGGGAATTATAGATGGACTATCAGGACTGCCACTCTCAATTGATGATTACCCAGTAGATACAATTGCAAAGAGATTCCGATATGATGCGGCCTTGGTTTGTGCCTTAAAGGACATGGAGGAGGAGATCTTGGAAGGCATGAAAGCAAAAAACCTGGATGACTATTTGAATGGCCCCTTCACTGTGGTAGTAAAAGAGTCCTGTGATGGAATGGGAGATGTCAGTGAGAAGCATGGAAGTGGGCCTGCTGTCCCAGAGAAGGCTGTTCGCTTTTCCTTCACAGTCATGAACATTTCTATAGCACATGGGAATGAAAGCAAGAGGATCTTTGAGGAAGTAAAGCCCAATTCAGAGTTGTGCTGTAAGCCCTTGTGCCTTATGCTGGCTGATGAATCAGATCATGAAACCCTGACAGCAATCCTGAGCCCCCTCATAGCAGAAAGAGAGGCTATGAAAAACAGTGAACTGCTGCTTGAAATGGGAGGCATTCTGAGAACATTTAGATTTGTCTTTAGGGGTACAGGATATGATGAGAAACTCTTGAGGGAAGTGGAAGGGCTGGAGGCCTCAGGTTCCACTTATATTTGTACCCTGTGTGATGCAACACGCCTGGAGGCATCCCAGAATCTGGTCTTCCACTCCATAACCAGGAGCCATGCTGAAAATCTGGAGCGATACGAAATATGGAGGTCCAACCCCTATCATGAGTCTGTAGATGAGCTCCGTGACAGAGTGAAGGGTGTTTCAGCCAAACCTTTTATTGAGACTGTTCCCTCCATAGATGCATTGCACTGCGACATTGGCAATGCAACAGAATTCTACAGGATCTTCCAGATGGAGATTGGTGAACTTTACAAGAATCCTGATGTGTCTaaagaggagaggaagaggtGGCAGTTGACTCTTGACAAACACCTCAGGAAGAAGATGAACTTGAAGCCCATGCTGAAGATGAGTGGAAATTTTGCTAGAAAGCTCATGTCCAAAGAGACCGTAGAGGCAGTATGTGAATTAATTAAGTGTGAGGAAAGGCATGAAGCTCTAAAAGAACTAATGGACCTTTATCTGAAGATGAAGCCAGTGTGGCGATCCTCATGCCCTGCCAAGGAGTGCCCAGAACTGCTGTGCCAGTATAGCTTCAATTCACAGCGTTTTGCAGAGCTCTTATCTACAAAGTTCAAGTACAGATATGAGGGCAAGATTACAAATTATTTCCACAAAACGCTTGCTCATGTTCCTGAAATCATTGAAAGAGATGGGTCCATTGGGGCCTGGGCAAGTGAAGGAAATGAGTCTGGAAACAAACTGTTTAGGAGGTTCCGAAAAATGAATGCCAGGCAGTCCAAGGTCTATGAGATGGAGGATGTCTTGAAGCACCACTGGCTATATACCTCCAAGTACCTCCAGAAGTTCATGAATGCtcataaaacattaaaaagccAGAACTTCACCATTGATTCAGAGGGTAGTTTAGGTGATTCTTTGCCACTGGAGGTGTTGGAAAACAATGATTCAGCAGAATTCTAA